The DNA window GGGGCTGAGCTCCAGGTCACGCATCGCCTCGTACGCGAGGAGCATGGAGACCTCGGCGGCGAGTTCGCGAAACTCCTTGACGCCCGTCTCGACGCTGCGCATCAGGGAGAGCTTGTGCTGGATCAGGGGGTGGGTCACGACCGTGAGCATGGTTCACACCATACCCGGGAGGGCCGTGAGGGCGAACAACCACCGGGAGACCCGCGGGAGGTCGGGCCACCTCCCGGTGCAGAGGGCCGGTGCAGCAGGTCAGCCGGGACGGGACGATGCTGTTGGAGCCGTAGGGAAAACTTCTGCCACCCCCGATCCCCTGGAGGTGAACACCCTCGCACCCGGACGCTGAAGACGAGGGCGCGACCGAAGAGCGGCACGGATGGAAGCGGGAGGTCACCGGGGACGAATGCGCCTGTGCTTTGACGAGGCATGGGCACGAAGGCGGTGGGAAGTTGGCCTACGCGGTTTGAGCACGGCTCGGACCTCTCGTGTCCACCATGTGCCCTTGCTCCGGTGTTCTGTCCACCGACAGGTCGGGCGGGCGTCGCCTCAGGGCGTCAGCCGGTGCCGGTCGCGCGGGAAGGCGCGGGCATAGCGCACGTTGGCGATCCCCAGCAGCTTGGCGGTGAGCCGCTCGGCCCCGATGGCGAAGCCGCCGTGGGGGGGCATCCCGTACTTGAAGACCTCGGTGTAGCCTGCCAGGGACTCGGGGCTCAGCTTATAGGCGGCGATGGAGTCCATCAGCATCGCGTGGTCGTGGATGCGCTGCCCGCCCGAGGTGATCTCGATGCCCCGGAAAAGGAGGTCGAAGCCTCGGGTGATCTCCGGGTTGACGGTGCCGTCCGCGTTCAGCTCGGGGTGCGCGTAAAAGGGCCGGGCGGCGCGCGGGTACTTCGTCACGAACACGAAGTCGGTGCCCTCCGTCTCCGCGTAGTGCTGGCTGAGCAGGCGCTCGCCCTCGGGGTCGAGGTCCTTGCCGCCGACCGCGTGGCCGTACTTCTCCTGCACGAGTTGCCGGGCGTCCAGCAGCGTGATGCGGGGGATGCGGGCGGGCACGTCAGGGATGGTCGCGCCGAGGAGCCCGAACTCCGCCTCGGCCCGCTCCCTCAGCCGGGTCATGATCGCCCCGAGGAGGCGGGTCTCCAGGTCCATCACGTCCTCTTCCGACTCGATGAAGCCCATCTCCACGTCGAGGCTGAGGTACTCGTTGAGGTGGCGGGACGTGGCGTGCTCCTCGGCGCGGTAGACGGGCGCCACCTCGAAGACGCGCTCGAAGACGCCCACCATGATCTGCTTGTAGAGCTGCGGGCTCTGGGCGAGGTACGCTTCCCTGCCGAAGTAGTCGATGGGAAAGAGGTTCGCCCCGCCCTCCGCCCCCGCCGAGACGATCTTGGGCGTGCTGATCTCGGTGAAGCTCTCGGTCGAGAGGTGGTCGCGGAAGGCCGCCACGAGTTCGGCCTGGACCCTCAGGGCCGCGCGCTCCTTGAGCCCCCGCACGGTGACGACCCGGTAGTCGAGCATCGTCTCGGGGTTGACGTTCCACTCCATCTTGGGAATCTCGACGGGGGGCGGCTCGACGGCGGCGGTCAGCACACGCAGGCTCTCGACCTGCACCTCGTAGCCCCCGGGGGCCTTGGGGTGGGCCCTCACCTTGCCGACGACCTCGATGCTGCTCTCCGGGAGGGGCAGGGTCAGGCCGCTGCCGACGCACTGGGCCACGCCGCTCCGGTCGCGCAGGACCAGGAATTGCACGCCCCCCAGGTCGCGGCGGGCGTGCAGGAAGCCTTGCAGTTTCACGGTCTGGCCCTCATGCCCGGGCAGTTCGCGGGTGAGGGTGCGCTGGAGGTGGACGGCGGGTTCGGTGGTCACGGTCGGGGCTCCTTTGAACGGGGCGGGGTGGGCGGTGCCTCAGGAAGCTGCGCTTTGCGCTTCAAAAAAAGGCCCCGACTCCGGGGGAAGTCGGGGGCGCGGCGGCGAAGGCGTCCCCTAGCGGGGATCGTCGTTCACGTTGTTCACCGGCACAGTGTTCGCGTGGGCCGCGGTCATGCCGGGAAGTGTAGCGGGGGCACCGTGCGGCGGTCAACGCGGGCGGCTAGGCAGGGCCGGGGTGCCCCGCACCACGCCCTCAACCCGGGCCGACGCTCTTCACGGTGTAGCGGACGTGCCTCTCTCCGACCTCCACCTCGAAGGACTCGCCGACCTCGCGGCCCATCAGCGCCTTGCCGACCGGGCTGTCCTCGCTGACCTGGGTCACGCCCTCCGTGAGGGCCGTCACCTCCACGGGGCTCACGAGCTGGACCTGCATCTCACGCCCGTGCTCCCCCCCCTGCAACACGACCACCGAGCCCAAGCCCACCCGGCCCTCTTCCCCCGGCAGGGCCTCGACGACCACGGCGCGGGAGAGGATGTCCTCCAGCTCGAAGATGCGGGCGTCCATGCTGGAGAGGTCGATCTGGGAGGCTTCCAGGTTGCGGTCCTCGATGTCGCTCGTGTCGTCACGCAGGGCCGCGATGGTCTCGGTGGCGGCCTCGCGGCGCTCGCGCTCTTTTTGCAACGTCTCTTCCAGGCGCCGGTAGCCCTCCGCCGTCATGGGAATCTCTTCTGCCATGTGCCCCTCCTGTGGGTGGCCCTTCCCCGAAGCGGGAAGGGAGGCGAACGCGGCTGACCCCGCCGAAAGCGGTGGGGCGCCGTCTGCGTCACTGCCGGGTCCAATCTGACCCGCCGCGGGTGCGCCCCCTGGGAAGAAATTGCCCAAGGCCACTTTACGAAGCGGGGCGGCCAGGCCCGGGCCCCCCGAGATCAGGCGTGGGCCAACGAACGTTGCAGGAGTCCTCATCGGCGGGCCCGGTCCCCCCCGCTCTAATTCGGGAGGACACGGCGCCCCCGGCACAGGGAGCCCGTTTGAGGAGGAGACCCATGACCGACCCCACCGACCGCGACCCCACCACCGACCTCGACCCCGAGCTGGATGCCCGGCTGGACGACGACGCCACCGTGACCGGCGAAGACCTCGACCGGGACGACTGCGAGCCGAGCGACGCCGAGCTGCGCCCCGTCGGCGGCGTCAGCGTGACGGGCGCGGAGACGATGGACTACTCGCTCCCGGAGGACGACGACCCCGCCAACCAGGACACCCAGTCGAACGCGGATCTGATCCGCGACGTGGCCGAGACCGAGGAAGACTTCCCGCGCTCGGGGGACATCACGGGTGGGAAGCGTGACAGCGGCGGCAGCGACGCGCTCGCGGGTGCGGGCGTCGCCTACGACGACGGCATCGACCCCTCGATCCGCACCGAGATGCTCGACAACGCGGTGGCCTACGGGGTCGACTTCACGCCGAACAACGTCAACGACGAGCCCTCCTTCGACGACGGCACGCCCGGCAGCTTCTCCGACTTCAGCGTGCTCACCGCCGACAACCCGGAGGGCACCACCCGTCTCGCCGACCCCAGCCAGGACGCGGGCGGCGAGACCAAGGGCCCCCGCGTGGGCGGCTCGGGCGGCATCGACGGCGGCCCCCCCCGCACCCGGCCCCTGCCCGGCACGACCGAAGGCGAGTAACGCGCCCCGAACGGGGACGGCAGCCCCAACCCGTCCCCTCGTTTTTGCTCACCTCTACCGACCGTCCAGACGGTATGCTCTCTCCATGACCCGGACCCGGAATCCCGAACTTACCCGCGCGGCGCTGCTGGAGGCGGCGGGGAGGGTGCTCTCGCGGCAGGGGGCGGCGCTGTCGCTGGACGCGGTGGCGCGCGAGGCGGGGGGGAGCAAGGGGGGGGTACTCCACCACTACCCCAGCCGGGAGGCGCTGCTCTCGGCGCTGGCGCTGGAACTCATCGAGCGCTTCCGGGCGTGCGTGGAGGCGGCGCGGGCGCGGGAGGTGGCGGCCCACGGGGAGAGGCCGGGAGCGTGGCTGCGCGCGTACATCGAGGTGAGCTTCACGCCCCAGGCGGGGGAGGACGCCCTGATCGCCGCGCTCGCGCCGCTGGCGGGGCACCCCGAATTGATCGACCGGCTGCGGGAGGCGCAGGCCTTCGTGCTGGCAGAGGCGGAGGCAGACGGCCTGCCGGGGGCGCGGGCGCACGCGGTCCGCCTCGCCTGCGACGCGCTGAGCCTGGGGCCGCTGACCGGGCTGCCGGACCTGGGCCCGGGGCGGCGGGCCGCGCTGAGAGAGGAGCTGCTGGCATGGACGCGGACGTGAGCGGCGGCCCCTCCCCCGCCCCGCCCGGGCACCTCGACCCCGGGCCGGGGTGGCAGCGGCGCTACTGGGCGATCTTCACCGGGCAGGCCCTGAGCCTGACGGGCTCGGCGATGACCCAGTTCGTGCTGCTGTGGTGGATCACCGACACGACGGGCAGCGTGGGGGCGCTGGCGACGGCGGGGATGGCGGCGCTGCTCCCGCAGGCCCTCCTCGGACCGCTGGGAGGCACCTTCGCCGACCGCTACAGCCGCCGAGTGATCATGATCGCGGCGGACACGGTGAGTGCCCTGTGTATGCTCGTGCTGATTGCCCTTTTCGCCACGGGGCGGGTCGAGCTGTGGCACGTCTACACGATGATGTTCATTCGCTCCTCGATGCAGGCGTTCCAGGGCCCGGCGGCGGCGGCGAGCACGGCGATGCTCGTTCCGGCCAGCTTTCTGCCCCGGGCGGCGGGCCTGAACCAGACCCTCCAGGGGATCATGACGGTGGCCGCCGCGCCGCTGGGCGCCCTCGCCATCGGCGCCCTGCCGCTGGGCGCGGCGCTGGGCATCGACGTGGTGACGGCCCTCCTCGGCATCCTCCCGCTGCTCGTCTTCCGG is part of the Deinococcus planocerae genome and encodes:
- the aspS gene encoding aspartate--tRNA(Asn) ligase, giving the protein MTTEPAVHLQRTLTRELPGHEGQTVKLQGFLHARRDLGGVQFLVLRDRSGVAQCVGSGLTLPLPESSIEVVGKVRAHPKAPGGYEVQVESLRVLTAAVEPPPVEIPKMEWNVNPETMLDYRVVTVRGLKERAALRVQAELVAAFRDHLSTESFTEISTPKIVSAGAEGGANLFPIDYFGREAYLAQSPQLYKQIMVGVFERVFEVAPVYRAEEHATSRHLNEYLSLDVEMGFIESEEDVMDLETRLLGAIMTRLRERAEAEFGLLGATIPDVPARIPRITLLDARQLVQEKYGHAVGGKDLDPEGERLLSQHYAETEGTDFVFVTKYPRAARPFYAHPELNADGTVNPEITRGFDLLFRGIEITSGGQRIHDHAMLMDSIAAYKLSPESLAGYTEVFKYGMPPHGGFAIGAERLTAKLLGIANVRYARAFPRDRHRLTP
- a CDS encoding GreA/GreB family elongation factor is translated as MAEEIPMTAEGYRRLEETLQKERERREAATETIAALRDDTSDIEDRNLEASQIDLSSMDARIFELEDILSRAVVVEALPGEEGRVGLGSVVVLQGGEHGREMQVQLVSPVEVTALTEGVTQVSEDSPVGKALMGREVGESFEVEVGERHVRYTVKSVGPG
- a CDS encoding TetR/AcrR family transcriptional regulator, whose translation is MTRTRNPELTRAALLEAAGRVLSRQGAALSLDAVAREAGGSKGGVLHHYPSREALLSALALELIERFRACVEAARAREVAAHGERPGAWLRAYIEVSFTPQAGEDALIAALAPLAGHPELIDRLREAQAFVLAEAEADGLPGARAHAVRLACDALSLGPLTGLPDLGPGRRAALREELLAWTRT